One window of the Staphylococcus equorum genome contains the following:
- a CDS encoding sugar phosphate isomerase/epimerase family protein, with protein MKNIAISGFSDEISSELDTQLKTVSELGMRYISLRGVDGENISKYSVESIQKDVLPRLEKWNIGVSSIGSPIGKIYINDDAAFEAQLEILKTLCQISNALDCKYIRIFSFYIPKEDNFDDYEKEVIAKLKQFAKIAEQYNVILLHENEKDIFGDIARRCNVILNEVGSEHFKAIFDFANFVQCDEDPQACYELLTPHIEYIHIKDAVYEDSVNVLCGTGDGQIESILKQAIDRGYEGFLTLEPHLVVFDSLKDLELEHSTETIQNTVAKDGAEGYKMQYEALLKILSNIEQEENA; from the coding sequence ATGAAAAATATCGCAATATCAGGATTTTCTGATGAAATATCATCAGAATTAGATACTCAGTTAAAAACTGTCAGTGAATTAGGTATGCGCTATATCTCACTGCGCGGTGTTGATGGTGAAAATATTAGCAAATACTCAGTTGAAAGCATACAAAAAGATGTCTTACCAAGGTTGGAAAAATGGAACATTGGTGTTTCATCCATTGGATCTCCAATCGGTAAAATTTATATTAATGATGATGCCGCTTTTGAAGCACAATTAGAAATATTAAAAACATTATGCCAAATATCAAATGCTTTAGATTGTAAATACATTAGAATATTTAGTTTTTATATACCAAAAGAAGATAATTTTGATGATTATGAAAAAGAAGTCATTGCTAAATTAAAGCAATTTGCCAAAATTGCTGAACAATATAATGTGATATTACTTCATGAAAATGAAAAAGATATCTTTGGGGATATTGCTCGACGTTGCAATGTTATTTTAAATGAAGTCGGTTCAGAACATTTTAAGGCAATCTTTGATTTCGCAAATTTTGTTCAATGTGACGAGGATCCACAAGCATGTTATGAATTATTGACTCCACATATTGAATATATTCATATTAAAGATGCTGTTTATGAAGATAGCGTCAATGTCTTATGTGGCACGGGGGATGGTCAAATTGAATCGATACTTAAACAAGCAATCGACCGCGGCTACGAAGGTTTTTTAACACTAGAACCTCATCTCGTTGTGTTTGATTCACTTAAAGATTTAGAACTTGAACATTCCACAGAGACAATCCAAAACACAGTAGCTAAAGATGGTGCTGAAGGATATAAAATGCAATATGAAGCTTTACTTAAAATACTATCTAATATTGAACAAGAGGAGAATGCATAA